A window of Pseudomonas guangdongensis contains these coding sequences:
- a CDS encoding DOPA 4,5-dioxygenase family protein, which translates to MHDYRDGAAIRGWHAHVYFDAATLEQARALCSAAAERFAVTMGRLHQRPVGPHPQWSCQLAFRAEALAAVLPWLLLNRGDLTVLLHPLSGEPLADHRDRALWLGSAQPLDLSMLPERAAGEEI; encoded by the coding sequence ATGCACGACTACCGCGACGGCGCCGCAATCCGCGGCTGGCACGCCCACGTCTACTTCGACGCCGCCACCCTGGAGCAGGCCCGCGCGCTGTGCAGCGCCGCCGCCGAGCGCTTCGCCGTGACCATGGGCCGCCTGCACCAGCGTCCGGTCGGCCCGCACCCGCAGTGGAGCTGCCAGCTGGCGTTCCGCGCCGAGGCGCTCGCCGCGGTGCTGCCCTGGCTGCTGCTCAACCGCGGCGACCTCACCGTGCTGCTGCATCCGCTCAGCGGCGAACCGCTCGCCGACCACCGCGACCGCGCCCTGTGGCTCGGCTCGGCGCAGCCGCTGGACCTGTCGATGCTCCCCGAGCGCGCCGCCGGCGAGGAAATCTAG
- a CDS encoding acyl-CoA thioesterase, whose amino-acid sequence MQAGNTQLTMSVLMTPDKANFSGNVHGGTLLKYLDEVAYACASRYAGRYVVTLSVDQVIFREPIHVGEMVTFLASVNYTGSTSMEIGIKVITEDIRNQSVRHTNSCFFTMVAVDGHGKSVPVPPLDPQTAEERRRFAQAQQRRQIRRELESRYQAIKDEV is encoded by the coding sequence ATGCAAGCCGGCAATACCCAGCTGACCATGAGCGTCCTGATGACCCCGGACAAAGCCAACTTCTCCGGCAATGTCCACGGCGGCACCCTGCTCAAGTACCTCGACGAAGTCGCCTACGCCTGCGCCAGCCGCTACGCCGGCCGCTACGTGGTCACCCTCTCGGTGGACCAGGTGATCTTCCGCGAGCCGATCCACGTCGGCGAGATGGTCACCTTCCTCGCCTCGGTCAACTACACCGGCAGCACCTCCATGGAGATCGGCATCAAGGTGATCACCGAGGACATCCGCAACCAGAGCGTGCGCCACACCAACAGCTGCTTCTTCACCATGGTCGCCGTCGACGGCCACGGCAAGTCGGTGCCGGTGCCGCCCCTCGATCCGCAGACCGCCGAGGAGCGCCGCCGCTTCGCCCAGGCCCAGCAGCGCCGGCAGATCCGCCGCGAGCTGGAAAGCCGCTACCAGGCGATCAAGGACGAAGTCTGA
- a CDS encoding DUF3301 domain-containing protein, with product MLSLGELAVAFGLLAVGAWLWHAHGRRELALALVRQACLREDVLLLDDNVAFRGLRLLRDRNGQRRLVREFAFEFTVTGEQRHPGRILLRGRHPLRIELAPHPMRPPEEREDPLADRVIHLDAWRQRQQRPPRG from the coding sequence GTGCTGAGCCTCGGCGAGCTGGCCGTCGCCTTCGGCCTCCTGGCGGTCGGCGCCTGGCTGTGGCACGCCCACGGCCGCCGCGAGCTGGCCCTGGCGCTGGTGCGCCAGGCCTGCCTGCGCGAGGACGTGCTGCTGCTCGACGACAACGTCGCCTTCCGCGGCCTGCGCCTGCTGCGCGACCGCAACGGCCAGCGCCGCCTGGTCCGCGAATTCGCCTTCGAATTCACCGTCACCGGCGAGCAGCGCCACCCCGGACGCATCCTCCTGCGCGGCCGCCACCCGCTGCGCATCGAACTGGCTCCGCACCCGATGCGCCCGCCGGAAGAGCGCGAGGATCCGCTCGCCGACCGGGTGATCCACCTCGACGCCTGGCGCCAGCGCCAGCAGCGCCCGCCCCGCGGCTGA